Proteins encoded by one window of Puntigrus tetrazona isolate hp1 chromosome 17, ASM1883169v1, whole genome shotgun sequence:
- the adi1 gene encoding 1,2-dihydroxy-3-keto-5-methylthiopentene dioxygenase, with product MLKMSGIEAWYMDESSEDQKLPHRLKPNQPVTLKQLERIGVYYWKLNADIYENDPELQKIRDEKGYSYMDIITIHPDKLPDYENKVKMFYEEHLHLDDEIRYILDGSSYFDVRDKDDRWIRIAVSKGDLITLPAGIYHRFTVDETNYTQAMRLFVGEPVWKAYNRPADDFDIREAYVNSLRCP from the exons ATGTTAAAGATGAGCGGGATAGAGGCTTGGTATATGGACGAGTCCAGCGAGGACCAGAAGCTGCCTCACAGACTGAAGCCGAACCAGCCCGTGACTCTCAAACAGCTCGAGCGGATCGGAGTTTATTACTGGAAG ttaaatgctgatatttatgaaaatgaccCCGAACTTCAGAAGATCCGTGACGAAAAGGGTTATTCCTATATGGATATCATAACGATTCACCCGGATAAACTTCCTGATTATGAGAACAAA GTGAAAATGTTCTACGAAGAACATCTTCATCTTGACGATGAGATCCGCTATATACTGGATGGATCGTCTTACTTTGACGTGAGGGACAAAGATGACCGCTGGATCCGAATAGCTGTGTCTAAAGGGGATCTTATCACACTGCCGGCGGGAATTTACCACAGATTCACCGTCGATGAAACC AACTACACCCAAGCCATGCGTCTGTTTGTCGGGGAGCCGGTCTGGAAGGCCTATAACCGTCCAGCTGACGACTTCGACATCCGTGAAGCCTACGTGAACTCCCTGAGGTGCCCTTGA